The proteins below are encoded in one region of Winogradskyella helgolandensis:
- a CDS encoding nitroreductase family protein — protein sequence MELLDKLKWRYAAKAMNGNVVPEEKIERILEAARLAPTSSGLQPFEIFVIKNQEIKEKIKPVAWNQSVITDCSHLLVFAAWDTYTADRINYMFDLTNEVRGFKNEGWENYRQMLLNLYPQKDPEENFNHAAKQAYIAFAEAITAAAFEEVDATPLEGFEPDAVDQILGLREKGLRSAVMLPIGYRKEDEDWLVNLVKVRKPMEDLVTVID from the coding sequence ATGGAATTATTAGATAAATTAAAATGGAGATATGCTGCAAAAGCCATGAATGGAAACGTAGTACCAGAAGAAAAAATAGAACGCATTTTAGAAGCCGCGCGCTTAGCGCCAACATCAAGTGGTTTACAACCTTTTGAAATATTTGTAATTAAAAATCAAGAGATTAAAGAAAAGATAAAACCAGTAGCTTGGAACCAATCGGTAATTACAGATTGCTCTCACCTACTCGTTTTCGCGGCTTGGGACACCTACACAGCAGATCGCATTAACTATATGTTTGATTTAACCAACGAGGTTCGTGGTTTTAAAAATGAAGGCTGGGAAAATTACCGTCAGATGTTATTAAACTTATATCCTCAAAAAGATCCTGAAGAAAACTTTAACCATGCCGCCAAACAAGCCTATATCGCTTTTGCTGAAGCAATAACAGCTGCTGCTTTTGAAGAGGTTGATGCAACACCTTTAGAAGGCTTTGAGCCAGATGCTGTAGACCAAATCTTGGGACTTCGTGAAAAAGGGTTACGCAGCGCTGTTATGTTGCCAATAGGCTACAGAAAAGAAGATGAAGATTGGTTAGTAAATCTCGTTAAGGTGAGAAAACCTATGGAAGATTTAGTAACTGTAATAGACTAA
- a CDS encoding NAD(P)H-binding protein yields MKKTAIILGASGLTGGLVLQKLIKDERYDSIKLFSRSKIEGLPNKVKQFIGNLLELNQFKDDFTADEVYCCIGTTAKKTPNKTLYKKIDCGIPVAAAKLSKANNIPTFLVISAMGANKNSNVFYNKTKGEMEHKVLQQQLKKTFVLRPSLIGGDRQESRLLEKIGLVIFKVIQPLFIGKLKKYKIVNAETIAEAMIHLANTNEYSDVIISSEDINKLGNNA; encoded by the coding sequence ATGAAAAAAACAGCAATCATATTAGGGGCTTCTGGTTTAACTGGAGGTTTAGTGCTTCAAAAATTAATTAAAGACGAACGTTACGATAGCATTAAATTGTTTTCACGTTCAAAGATTGAAGGTTTACCAAATAAAGTCAAACAGTTTATTGGAAATCTTTTAGAACTCAATCAATTTAAGGATGACTTTACAGCAGACGAAGTGTATTGCTGCATTGGCACAACAGCCAAAAAGACACCAAACAAAACGCTTTATAAAAAAATAGATTGTGGCATTCCGGTTGCTGCTGCAAAGCTTTCAAAAGCCAACAACATTCCAACCTTTTTAGTCATCTCTGCAATGGGAGCCAATAAAAATAGTAACGTTTTTTACAATAAGACAAAAGGAGAAATGGAACACAAGGTCTTACAGCAACAGCTTAAAAAGACATTTGTATTGAGACCATCCTTAATTGGAGGTGATAGACAAGAATCTAGACTATTAGAAAAAATAGGATTGGTGATTTTCAAAGTGATTCAACCATTATTCATAGGCAAATTAAAAAAGTATAAAATAGTAAATGCTGAAACCATAGCTGAAGCCATGATACATTTAGCAAATACAAATGAGTATTCTGATGTGATTATATCTTCAGAAGACATTAATAAATTAGGAAACAACGCTTAA
- a CDS encoding TetR/AcrR family transcriptional regulator, translating to MAKLQKSIDKRNALVRATIELVNNNGFHATPMSKIAKMANVSPATIYLYFENKQDLVNQTYIEVKAEYTKYAFANYEANMPIEEGFELIWKRIADFKLNECEHAMFLAQCDNTPMIDEESRQEGIKHLQPLLDLWERGKKEGVIKPLSDYILYAYAINPLSFLMMTQKRGAFTLDKTHLEEAYQSAWSSIKMCQ from the coding sequence ATGGCAAAGCTTCAAAAAAGTATAGATAAACGTAACGCACTGGTTAGAGCAACAATAGAGCTCGTAAATAACAATGGATTTCATGCGACTCCTATGAGTAAGATTGCTAAAATGGCTAATGTATCTCCTGCTACTATTTACTTATATTTTGAAAACAAGCAAGACTTAGTTAACCAAACGTATATTGAAGTTAAAGCAGAATACACTAAATATGCTTTTGCTAATTACGAAGCTAATATGCCTATTGAGGAGGGATTTGAATTAATTTGGAAACGCATCGCCGATTTTAAACTCAATGAATGCGAGCATGCTATGTTTTTAGCACAGTGCGATAATACTCCAATGATAGACGAAGAAAGTAGACAAGAAGGTATTAAACACCTACAACCACTACTCGATCTTTGGGAACGTGGTAAAAAAGAAGGTGTTATAAAACCACTTTCTGATTACATATTGTATGCCTATGCTATTAACCCATTATCTTTTTTAATGATGACTCAAAAACGAGGTGCATTTACCTTAGATAAAACACATTTAGAAGAAGCTTACCAATCTGCTTGGAGCAGCATAAAAATGTGTCAATAA
- a CDS encoding winged helix-turn-helix transcriptional regulator, with amino-acid sequence MYKFKGKEYPCCASLTMGIIGGKWKTVILFHLRDQPLRYSALRKEMPTVTERTLSLQLKTLEEDGVIKRKVYTSKPPLKVEYSLTDFGKTLIPVVQSIADWGVYAVSEQVVKTS; translated from the coding sequence ATGTATAAATTTAAAGGAAAAGAATATCCATGTTGTGCTAGTTTAACTATGGGTATCATTGGTGGTAAATGGAAAACGGTAATTTTATTTCATTTACGGGATCAACCACTTCGATACAGCGCTTTAAGAAAGGAAATGCCAACGGTTACAGAGCGTACCTTAAGCTTACAGCTTAAAACCTTAGAAGAAGATGGGGTTATAAAGCGAAAGGTTTACACTTCTAAGCCTCCTTTAAAAGTAGAATATTCTTTAACTGATTTTGGTAAAACGTTAATTCCTGTAGTGCAATCTATTGCGGATTGGGGTGTGTATGCGGTTTCAGAACAAGTTGTAAAGACTTCCTAA
- the nfsB gene encoding oxygen-insensitive NAD(P)H nitroreductase, translated as MNLTELLNWRYTTKEYNPTKKISEADMAEVKNLLRMSPSSVNLQPWHFIVAETAEGKARIAKGTQGFFSFNEPKVTNASAVVLFCSKTDADEDYMKHIADTEDKSGRFPNEDIKNGFLGAVKAFAGIHKYDLKDLQHWMEKQVYLNIGSFLLGVASLGIDATPMEGIDVKALDEEFGLREKGFTSLVAVSIGYRAESDFNSTEKTPKSRLSENEIFTLI; from the coding sequence ATGAATTTAACAGAATTATTAAACTGGAGGTACACAACAAAAGAATATAATCCAACCAAAAAAATATCTGAAGCAGATATGGCTGAAGTCAAAAATTTATTAAGAATGAGCCCTTCAAGTGTCAACCTTCAACCATGGCATTTCATAGTAGCTGAAACGGCAGAAGGAAAAGCGCGTATAGCCAAAGGAACTCAAGGCTTCTTTAGCTTTAATGAACCAAAAGTAACGAATGCGTCTGCTGTAGTCTTGTTTTGTTCAAAAACGGATGCAGATGAAGACTATATGAAGCATATTGCAGATACAGAAGATAAAAGTGGAAGGTTTCCAAATGAAGATATTAAAAACGGATTTTTAGGAGCCGTGAAGGCTTTTGCTGGTATTCATAAATATGACTTAAAAGATCTACAACATTGGATGGAAAAGCAAGTATACCTTAACATCGGAAGCTTTTTATTAGGAGTTGCTAGTTTAGGTATTGATGCTACACCCATGGAAGGTATTGATGTAAAAGCATTAGATGAAGAATTCGGATTAAGAGAAAAAGGATTCACGTCCTTAGTGGCTGTATCTATAGGTTATAGAGCGGAATCTGACTTTAATTCAACAGAAAAAACACCAAAATCTAGATTATCAGAAAACGAAATTTTTACTCTGATATAA
- a CDS encoding MarC family protein — protein sequence MDNLITFSITVFTAFFAITNPISNMTVFVSLTQGANKKTKHDINKRANIIAFVIVAVFVLLGKYIFELFNISIPAFKITGGILIFFIGFDMLQSKQSNVKSLEHVHIDENIAVSPLAIPILAGPGTIVTAMNFVANVEPIHIILVIAIFGSMSLLTYFTFRISDLIVKIVGHNVISVIGKIMGLIIAIIGTGMIIQGIKISFNLIAI from the coding sequence ATGGATAACTTAATTACATTTTCAATTACCGTATTTACTGCCTTTTTTGCGATAACGAATCCTATATCAAACATGACGGTTTTTGTGTCTTTAACACAAGGTGCAAATAAGAAAACAAAGCATGATATAAATAAACGAGCCAATATTATAGCATTTGTTATTGTGGCCGTTTTTGTGCTTTTAGGAAAATATATTTTTGAATTATTTAATATCAGTATTCCAGCCTTTAAAATTACAGGTGGTATTTTAATCTTTTTTATTGGGTTTGATATGCTGCAATCAAAACAATCCAATGTTAAAAGTCTTGAACACGTTCATATTGATGAAAATATTGCGGTCTCACCATTAGCTATTCCTATTTTAGCAGGTCCTGGCACTATTGTTACTGCCATGAATTTTGTAGCTAACGTAGAACCCATACATATAATCTTAGTCATTGCGATATTTGGATCAATGAGTTTATTGACGTATTTCACGTTTAGAATAAGCGACCTGATTGTTAAAATAGTTGGTCATAACGTCATCTCTGTGATTGGAAAAATAATGGGATTGATTATAGCAATTATAGGTACGGGTATGATTATTCAAGGGATTAAAATCTCATTTAATTTAATCGCAATTTAA
- the mce gene encoding methylmalonyl-CoA epimerase, with the protein MNISHIEHLGIAVENLDEAIKYYEQVLGMKCYSIEEVVDQKVKTAFFLVGNTKIELLESTSPDGPIGKFIAKKGQGIHHIAFAVDNTTEALKTAEERGVTLIDKTSRKGAEGLEIGFLHPKSTLGVLTELCSKPE; encoded by the coding sequence ATGAATATATCACACATAGAGCATTTAGGAATTGCAGTAGAAAATTTAGATGAAGCGATAAAGTACTATGAACAGGTTTTAGGAATGAAATGCTATTCTATAGAGGAGGTTGTCGACCAAAAGGTAAAGACAGCCTTTTTTTTGGTAGGTAATACAAAAATTGAATTACTAGAAAGCACGTCGCCTGATGGACCAATCGGAAAGTTTATTGCTAAAAAAGGACAAGGTATACATCATATTGCATTTGCTGTAGATAATACTACCGAAGCTCTCAAAACTGCCGAAGAAAGAGGTGTAACTCTAATTGATAAAACCTCTAGAAAAGGAGCCGAAGGCTTAGAGATTGGATTCTTACATCCAAAATCAACTTTAGGGGTACTTACAGAACTGTGTTCAAAACCAGAATAA
- a CDS encoding acyl-CoA carboxylase subunit beta — MANQDKINELIEKRVKAKLGGGEKRIDSQHAKGKLTARERIDILLDDDSFEEFDMFVTHRTKSFGLDKQIYLSDGVVTGHGTIDGRIVYLFAQDFTVFGGSLSETYALKICKVMDMAMKIGVPVIGLNDSGGARIQEGVRSLAGYAEIFQRNIMASGVIPQISSILGPCAGGAVYSPALTDFTIMTEETSYMFVTGPKVVKSVTGEVVTAEQLGGAKIHSTRSGVSHFLAENDEENLMLIRKILSYMPSNNLEEAPIISCNDPIDRLEDALNEIIPENPNQPYDIVDVISILADNGEFTEVHRNYARNICVGFARFNGRPVGIVANQPKYYAGVLDIDASRKAARFVRFCDAFNIPIVTLVDVPGFLPGTGQEYGGIILHGAKLLFAYGEATVPKVTITLRKSYGGAHDVMSCKQLRGDLNYAWPTAEIAVMGAKGAVEVLEGSNIRKIEDADEKLDYIQQKEDEYTERFANPYQAAKYGFIDDVIEPRNTRFRIIRALELLQNKKDVNPPKKHSNIPL; from the coding sequence ATGGCAAATCAAGATAAAATTAACGAGCTCATAGAAAAAAGAGTAAAAGCAAAGTTGGGTGGAGGAGAGAAACGTATCGACTCTCAACATGCTAAAGGTAAATTAACGGCTCGCGAGCGTATAGACATTCTTTTAGACGACGATAGTTTTGAAGAATTCGACATGTTTGTAACACACAGAACAAAATCTTTCGGATTAGATAAACAAATTTATCTATCGGATGGTGTTGTTACAGGTCACGGAACTATTGACGGAAGAATAGTGTATTTATTTGCGCAAGATTTTACCGTTTTCGGTGGATCATTATCAGAAACTTACGCTTTAAAAATATGTAAGGTGATGGATATGGCCATGAAGATTGGAGTGCCTGTTATCGGATTAAATGATTCTGGTGGTGCACGTATTCAAGAAGGGGTTAGATCCTTAGCTGGTTATGCTGAAATTTTTCAGCGAAATATTATGGCTTCTGGTGTTATTCCTCAAATTTCTTCAATTTTAGGACCTTGTGCAGGTGGAGCTGTGTATTCTCCAGCATTAACGGACTTTACAATTATGACTGAAGAAACAAGCTATATGTTTGTTACAGGCCCCAAAGTTGTGAAATCGGTGACAGGTGAAGTTGTTACGGCAGAACAATTAGGTGGTGCTAAAATTCATTCTACACGATCTGGTGTATCTCACTTTTTAGCAGAAAATGACGAAGAAAATTTAATGCTTATTCGTAAAATATTGAGTTATATGCCTTCTAATAATTTAGAAGAAGCTCCTATAATTTCTTGTAATGATCCTATTGATAGATTAGAAGATGCCTTAAATGAAATTATTCCAGAAAATCCTAATCAACCTTATGATATTGTAGATGTAATATCAATCCTTGCTGATAATGGAGAGTTTACTGAAGTGCATAGAAATTATGCCAGAAATATTTGTGTAGGTTTTGCCAGATTTAATGGACGACCTGTTGGTATTGTAGCTAACCAACCTAAATATTATGCAGGTGTTTTGGATATTGATGCCTCTCGTAAAGCAGCACGATTTGTTCGTTTTTGTGATGCCTTCAATATTCCAATCGTAACCTTAGTTGATGTACCAGGATTCTTACCAGGAACGGGACAAGAGTATGGAGGAATCATATTGCACGGAGCCAAATTATTATTTGCATATGGTGAAGCGACCGTACCTAAAGTCACTATTACCCTAAGAAAGTCATATGGTGGAGCACACGATGTAATGAGTTGTAAACAATTACGAGGCGATTTAAATTATGCATGGCCAACTGCAGAAATTGCGGTAATGGGAGCGAAGGGAGCTGTTGAAGTTTTAGAAGGTTCTAATATTAGAAAAATAGAAGATGCTGACGAAAAACTAGATTATATACAGCAAAAAGAAGATGAATATACAGAGCGATTCGCTAACCCATATCAAGCTGCTAAATATGGATTTATTGATGATGTTATTGAACCAAGAAATACACGTTTCAGAATCATTAGAGCATTAGAATTGCTTCAAAATAAAAAAGACGTCAATCCACCTAAAAAACACTCAAATATCCCACTATAA
- a CDS encoding OadG family protein, with amino-acid sequence MTQILLYTDPISEGYVILITGLLIVFGALVTLALFFNYGLPVMLYIYKIITKGKDKKISEIKVKRDSDFTGELSAVIGASVHMYLSEQHDVESGILTIKQVKKTYSPWSSKIYGTQNRL; translated from the coding sequence ATGACACAGATACTATTATATACAGATCCCATTAGTGAAGGCTATGTTATTCTAATTACAGGATTATTAATTGTTTTTGGGGCTTTAGTCACACTAGCACTTTTCTTTAATTACGGATTGCCCGTAATGTTATATATCTACAAAATAATAACGAAAGGAAAAGACAAAAAGATTAGTGAAATTAAAGTTAAACGTGATAGTGATTTTACAGGAGAACTTTCTGCTGTAATTGGTGCTTCGGTTCATATGTACTTAAGTGAACAACATGATGTAGAAAGTGGCATCTTAACTATAAAACAAGTCAAGAAAACATATTCGCCTTGGAGTTCAAAAATTTATGGAACTCAAAATAGATTATAA
- a CDS encoding biotin/lipoyl-containing protein, whose translation MKTYKFKVNENGYTVNVKSHEDNIINLEVNGTSYDVIMSTEIKKTKTPTLVRSASKQPAAPLQTTPKSQKTNIVAPIPGVILSLNVKVGDTIKENDLLLVLEAMKMENNIVAEKAGVVASIKVVVGQQVLQDAILIELE comes from the coding sequence ATGAAAACATATAAATTCAAAGTCAACGAAAACGGCTACACCGTTAATGTAAAATCACACGAAGATAATATCATTAACTTAGAAGTTAATGGCACTTCTTATGATGTAATTATGAGTACTGAGATTAAAAAAACGAAGACTCCTACTTTGGTGCGATCGGCTTCAAAACAACCAGCCGCACCTTTACAAACCACACCAAAGTCTCAAAAAACTAATATTGTAGCACCTATTCCAGGAGTTATTCTATCTCTAAATGTAAAAGTTGGAGATACGATTAAGGAAAACGATTTATTATTAGTTCTTGAAGCTATGAAAATGGAGAATAACATCGTTGCCGAAAAAGCTGGTGTTGTAGCTTCTATAAAAGTTGTAGTAGGACAACAAGTGTTGCAAGATGCCATATTGATAGAACTCGAATAG
- a CDS encoding sodium ion-translocating decarboxylase subunit beta — protein sequence MKKLIIIFSSIALLVFLRPVLGLGENINSASNSSISTTQVDDNEEESIITEAVDGIKSFYSYTGFANSSSGNVIMIFIGIVFIYLGIKYNYEPLLLIPIGAGVILGNIPFVAGNQTGIYETGSVLNYLYFGVVKGIYPPLIFLGIGAMTDFSSLIANPKLMLLGGAAQIGVFATFMGALYLGFALPEAGAIGIIGGADGPTAIFLSSKLANGVNLLPDGTTVKNLIGPIAIAAYSYMALVPVIQPPLMRLLISKKDRKIKMKPPRAVTQKEKMIFPVVAMILTLFISPSALPLLGMLFFGNLLKESGRTERLADTARTKLIDIVTILLGVTVGASTQADIFITKDSMLIFGLGAISFVIATMGGLLFAKFMNLFLKGDNKINPLIGAAGVSAVPDSARVVHHEGLKSDPTNYLLMHAMAPNVSGVIGSAIAAGIILSFLA from the coding sequence ATGAAGAAATTAATTATAATATTTAGCTCTATAGCTTTGCTCGTTTTTCTTAGACCAGTATTGGGATTAGGCGAAAATATAAACTCAGCCTCTAATTCTTCAATATCTACAACACAAGTTGACGATAATGAAGAAGAAAGTATTATCACCGAAGCCGTTGATGGTATAAAATCATTTTATAGTTATACAGGATTTGCAAATTCGTCCTCAGGTAACGTCATTATGATTTTTATAGGAATCGTTTTTATCTATTTAGGTATTAAATACAATTACGAACCTTTACTACTAATCCCTATTGGAGCAGGTGTGATTTTAGGAAATATTCCTTTTGTTGCCGGAAACCAAACCGGTATTTATGAAACCGGATCAGTTTTAAATTACCTCTACTTTGGTGTTGTAAAAGGGATATATCCACCATTAATTTTCTTAGGCATTGGTGCTATGACCGACTTTTCATCACTAATCGCCAATCCTAAATTAATGCTTTTAGGAGGTGCGGCACAAATCGGTGTATTCGCTACGTTTATGGGAGCTTTGTACCTAGGTTTTGCCCTTCCTGAAGCTGGTGCTATTGGAATCATTGGAGGTGCAGATGGACCAACAGCCATTTTCCTTTCGTCTAAATTAGCAAACGGTGTTAACCTACTTCCAGATGGTACAACAGTTAAAAACTTAATTGGCCCAATCGCAATTGCTGCGTATTCTTATATGGCATTGGTTCCTGTAATTCAGCCACCTTTAATGCGCTTGTTGATTTCAAAAAAAGATAGAAAAATCAAAATGAAACCACCAAGAGCGGTAACTCAAAAGGAGAAAATGATTTTCCCAGTAGTCGCTATGATTCTAACGTTATTCATTTCACCTAGTGCATTACCATTATTGGGGATGTTATTCTTTGGAAACTTGTTAAAAGAATCTGGTAGAACAGAACGTTTAGCAGATACTGCAAGAACAAAATTAATTGACATCGTCACCATTCTATTAGGTGTAACAGTTGGTGCGTCAACACAAGCCGATATTTTTATCACTAAAGATTCTATGTTAATCTTTGGACTTGGCGCCATATCATTTGTCATCGCTACAATGGGAGGATTACTATTTGCAAAATTCATGAATCTATTCTTAAAAGGAGACAATAAAATAAACCCATTAATTGGTGCAGCAGGAGTTTCTGCCGTGCCAGATAGTGCGAGAGTAGTACATCATGAAGGGTTAAAATCAGATCCAACTAATTATTTACTAATGCATGCCATGGCACCTAATGTTTCTGGTGTTATTGGTTCTGCCATCGCAGCTGGTATCATTTTAAGCTTCTTGGCATAA
- a CDS encoding acetyl-CoA hydrolase/transferase family protein, with product MKIPNIMTATEAVKLIKSNDRVLIQGGSATPQTLVKAMVDRAPELKNVEIVHLHTEGESGYTNPDLRESFHTKAFFIGGNVRKMVGNTVDYIPIFLSDIPSLFREGYMNLDVVLVNVSPPDKHGFCSLGVSVDIVISAIEKGKTIIAQINPKMPRTFGDALVHLNKFNACVLVDEDIYEMKFVAPSAEEEAIGRNIAGIIEDGATLQMGIGGIPNAVLTFLHNHKNLGIHTEMFSEGIVDLVEKGIVNGSHKKVNPYKIISGFAMGTRRLYDFMDDNPEIEMNDIAYVNDTSIIRQNPKVTAINSAIEIDLTGQVCADSIGTRMFSGVGGQMDFMRGAALSKGGKPIIAITSMTSKGVSKIVSLLKPGSGVVTTRAHARYVATEYGIAELFGKSLKERAQSLRDIAHPNSREELDKAIFERFGSSLMI from the coding sequence ATGAAAATACCTAATATAATGACAGCTACTGAAGCTGTTAAGCTCATAAAATCAAACGATCGTGTATTAATACAAGGTGGTTCTGCCACACCACAAACCTTAGTGAAAGCTATGGTAGATCGTGCTCCGGAATTAAAAAATGTTGAAATCGTTCATTTACATACCGAAGGTGAAAGTGGTTATACGAATCCCGATTTGAGAGAAAGTTTTCATACAAAAGCTTTTTTCATAGGTGGAAATGTTAGAAAAATGGTAGGTAATACAGTTGATTATATTCCTATTTTTTTAAGTGATATTCCAAGTTTGTTCCGCGAAGGTTACATGAACTTAGATGTCGTTTTAGTCAACGTGTCTCCACCAGATAAACATGGTTTTTGTTCTTTAGGAGTATCTGTTGATATTGTAATTTCTGCTATCGAAAAAGGGAAGACAATAATCGCGCAAATCAACCCTAAAATGCCACGTACATTTGGAGATGCCTTAGTGCATTTAAACAAATTTAATGCTTGTGTTTTAGTTGATGAAGACATTTATGAAATGAAATTTGTTGCACCTTCTGCAGAAGAAGAAGCGATTGGTAGAAATATCGCAGGTATTATAGAAGATGGAGCAACACTTCAAATGGGAATTGGAGGTATTCCAAACGCTGTTTTAACCTTTTTACACAACCATAAAAATTTAGGAATTCATACCGAAATGTTCTCGGAAGGTATTGTAGATTTAGTTGAAAAAGGCATCGTTAATGGCTCTCATAAAAAAGTAAATCCTTATAAAATAATATCTGGTTTTGCAATGGGAACACGTCGTTTGTATGATTTTATGGATGATAATCCAGAAATTGAAATGAATGATATTGCGTATGTGAATGACACCTCTATAATTCGACAAAACCCCAAAGTAACAGCAATTAATTCAGCCATAGAAATTGATTTAACAGGTCAAGTTTGTGCAGATTCTATCGGAACACGAATGTTTTCGGGTGTTGGTGGACAAATGGATTTTATGCGTGGTGCTGCTTTATCTAAAGGAGGAAAACCTATTATAGCTATTACATCAATGACTTCAAAAGGTGTTTCAAAAATAGTATCTTTGTTAAAACCAGGTTCAGGAGTTGTAACTACCAGAGCACATGCAAGATATGTAGCTACAGAATATGGTATTGCCGAATTATTTGGTAAAAGCTTAAAAGAACGTGCACAATCCTTAAGAGATATTGCACATCCTAATAGCAGAGAAGAATTAGATAAAGCTATTTTCGAAAGATTCGGAAGCAGTTTAATGATATAA